The region GCCGTATGATTTACACAGAGATTCTGCAGTGACAGCCTTCATTTTTCTCCTGACACTATTCCACCATACATTCCTATTTTGATGTATTCGTCATTGGGAACAGCCACCTTTACCGCATAAACCAGGTTTGCCCTCTCATCCCGTGTCTGAATCGTTTTAGGAGTAAATTCAGCCTTGCTTGATATCCACGATATTGTCCCTTCATAGTCTTTGTAACCTTTGTCTCCATAATCGGCCTTGACTTTCACTTTCTGACCGAGTTTCAACTGTGTTAACTGTCCTGAGGTTATGTAAACACGCAGGATCATGTTTTTTGTGTCTGCGATTTTGTAAAGAGCTTTGCCTGGTGCGGTTATTTCACTCTGTTGGGCATACTTTGCCAGCACTGTACCGTCGATGGGATTGATAATCCGGCATTTCTGCAGCATGTCCTCAACCTGGGCTATCTGTATCTCCAGAGCAGAGCTTTCCTCGTTGATACCCCTGTTGGTAATAGAGAGAGTGGATTTCTGGGCTTCGAGCTGCTTGTTAAGTACAGCGATCTGCGCATTGATATCATCCAGTTGTTTTTTTGTTGCAGCGTTTGCCTGAAGCAGGGTTTCTATTCTGTTTTTCTCTACTGTTGCTGCTGAAATCTGTTCATTGATTGCTGCGATCTGGGTCTTAATATCAGGACGCTTGCTCTTCAATGCTTTAATATTTGCAATCAAATGCATCTTCTGCAAATAAAGCTGCATGGTGTCGATAACACCTACCTTTTCACCAGCTTTTATTTCCTGCCCCTCCTGTATTGAGAAATCCAGGATTTTACCTGAGCTTTCTGATGATACGATCACTTCGGTTGCTTCAAATACCCCCGATGCGTCGAAATCGGTTTTGCTGCTTTTGCAGGAGATCAGAAGGAGGGTGGAACTGAATGTTATCAGAACATTTTGCAAGTGTTTCATAACTGCCCCTGATTGTTTATTGAATTTTTTAGATTGTATATCGAAATCAGCAGTTGTATTTCATGAAGAGATTTTTCCTGAATCGCCAGATTTACGGCGTTTATATCTTTTATCAGATCAGTAACACTTATTGTTCCGTTTTCAACCCTGGCCTCGGAGGCCTTTTTTACATCGTTGCGAAGTGCGATGATTTCTTCATCCATTTTTATAAGTTCCTTGTATTTATCGATTTCATTTTTTTGCTGCATTACCTGGAGTTTAGTGTTAAAAAGGAATGTTTCTTTCTCTTTTTTAAGTCGTCCGATATTATTCTCAATTTTTGCATAGTTGTT is a window of Fibrobacter sp. DNA encoding:
- a CDS encoding HlyD family efflux transporter periplasmic adaptor subunit, encoding MKHLQNVLITFSSTLLLISCKSSKTDFDASGVFEATEVIVSSESSGKILDFSIQEGQEIKAGEKVGVIDTMQLYLQKMHLIANIKALKSKRPDIKTQIAAINEQISAATVEKNRIETLLQANAATKKQLDDINAQIAVLNKQLEAQKSTLSITNRGINEESSALEIQIAQVEDMLQKCRIINPIDGTVLAKYAQQSEITAPGKALYKIADTKNMILRVYITSGQLTQLKLGQKVKVKADYGDKGYKDYEGTISWISSKAEFTPKTIQTRDERANLVYAVKVAVPNDEYIKIGMYGGIVSGEK